The following coding sequences are from one Candidatus Zixiibacteriota bacterium window:
- a CDS encoding prepilin-type N-terminal cleavage/methylation domain-containing protein, which translates to MIRLRLNHGFTLLEVMIAMIILALGILGLALLITMSTYGNTFSNDNTTANALAQQEIESLVEMPSYGSMPFVSITDSVSGMYDIYRTVEDNSTNASIPPGLVKIDVVVQWIDRQAQFRTVNLSTYKPVI; encoded by the coding sequence ATGATTCGACTCAGGCTCAATCACGGGTTTACGCTTCTGGAAGTCATGATCGCCATGATCATCCTGGCGCTGGGGATATTGGGACTGGCGCTCCTGATAACCATGTCCACCTACGGCAACACGTTCTCCAACGACAACACCACCGCCAATGCCCTGGCTCAGCAGGAGATTGAATCGCTCGTGGAGATGCCCAGTTACGGTTCGATGCCCTTTGTCTCCATCACCGACTCGGTGAGCGGCATGTACGACATTTACCGTACGGTCGAAGACAACAGCACCAACGCCTCGATTCCGCCCGGGCTGGTGAAGATCGACGTGGTCGTTCAGTGGATCGACCGTCAGGCGCAGTTTCGGACGGTCAATCTTTCCACCTACAAACCGGTGATATGA